The Longimicrobiales bacterium DNA segment TCCTGGGAGTGATCGACGACCCTAGCGACGTTTCATGAGCACACGCATCGGCGGTTCGGCGCGCGGCGGTGAGGCCGATGCGCAGGATTCGAGTGCGGAGCTGAAGCAGGCCTTCCGCGCCGCGCTCGCACACTGGGCGAGCGGCGTCACCGTGGTCTCGGTGCGGGACGAACCGAACGTCTTCGGCACCACCGTGACCGCCTTCACGTCCGTGTCGCTGGAGCCGCCGCTGGTGCTCGTCGGTCTCGGCCCGAATGCCGTCGTCCGCCCGCTGCTCGAGACCGGCTCTCAGCTGGTCGTCAACATCCTGTCGACGGAGCAGCAGCGTACCG contains these protein-coding regions:
- a CDS encoding flavin reductase family protein, coding for MSTRIGGSARGGEADAQDSSAELKQAFRAALAHWASGVTVVSVRDEPNVFGTTVTAFTSVSLEPPLVLVGLGPNAVVRPLLETGSQLVVNILSTEQQRTATIFTDTGPLGRELFPPDGPPVLQGSLASLVCTVDALHPAGDHLVVIARVHDVRMGSGGAPLIRYDRTWRALEQGG